A region of Kiritimatiellia bacterium DNA encodes the following proteins:
- a CDS encoding glycoside hydrolase family 78 protein, whose translation MRPEMWILFLAASSLWFPPSVRAALRVEDLRCEHLVNPTAVETAAPRLRWRLSSERRGDRPTAWQVLVARSAAALAEDRGELWDSGQQRWEEGTEIRYGGTPLRSGETAFWKVRVWDREGQPSGWSGIASWTMGITDPSEWAGAEWIGLDGVTETGLLMRGSWIWTPERPEPPGARYFRRVVVVPDGGDPVRRARLLAAADNLADIYCNGERVGRVSSFKASGEFDLMRHLHGGTNVLAVRVENLGGGPNPAGWLAVIEVEHESGRAWSMETDAEWRCATNEPPGWPERLELVEGWMPVRAVGRPGDPPWGAVALPADRRQPARWLRREFALTGEIRRAVVHYSALGLGELWINGRRIGDEVLWPPLTHYDARVPYVTRDVTEALQTGSNAIGVILGNGRYYAPRLVEPTETLTYGWPKLRLCLAVEFTDGRRERLVSDASWRMTTNGPVLANNEYDGEDYDARREMRGWASAGFDESGWWPAQRVGAPAGRMWGAVMPPIRVTETLRPREIRRRPDGRWIVDMGQNMVGWCRIRVRGPRGTVVTLRHAETLNAEGELYLDNIRGAKVTDRYVLRGEGVEEWEPRFTYHGFRFVEVEGWPGELTAEMIDGRVVHDDVERVGEWSCSDPLLNQIFSNAVWGIRGNYRSIPTDCPQRDERQGWLGDRSAECHGEMFLFDLAAFYAKWTRDIVDAQRDNGSVPNVAPPYWPIYTDNMTWPSSLLFVPRALLDHYDDRVTVAEAWPAMVRWMEHMQTFVTNGIQPRDTYGDWCVPPEDPKLIHSKDLARKTAGPLIGTAYFAKCAEMLAEFARLLGRGGEAARYERLARETAAAFHREFFRPADGWYDNGTATACILPLRFGLVPEAERGRVAGRLVDKLEREAGGHVMTGLIGGQWLMRTLTDLGRADLAWTLATRESYPSWGYMVRRGATTIWELWNGDTADPAMNSHNHVMLLGDLVIWMFENLAGIANAPDRSGFRRLRMRPEVVPGCERVRAVYRAVSGRIESEWASRGRELVWEVCIPPGVTAELWVPAASVESVREEGGGPAAAAEGVRAARQVGDRVVLEVESGRYRFTVRR comes from the coding sequence ATGAGACCAGAAATGTGGATTCTGTTTCTTGCGGCGTCTTCGTTGTGGTTTCCACCGTCTGTTCGCGCGGCGCTTCGTGTAGAGGATTTGCGCTGCGAGCACCTGGTCAATCCGACGGCCGTGGAAACAGCCGCGCCGCGATTGCGCTGGCGGCTGAGTTCGGAGCGACGCGGCGACCGGCCCACCGCGTGGCAGGTACTCGTGGCGCGGTCGGCGGCGGCATTGGCGGAAGACCGCGGTGAGCTGTGGGACAGCGGCCAGCAGCGATGGGAGGAGGGGACGGAGATCCGTTATGGGGGCACGCCCCTGCGCAGCGGCGAAACGGCGTTCTGGAAGGTGCGAGTGTGGGACCGTGAGGGTCAGCCGTCCGGATGGAGCGGGATCGCCTCGTGGACGATGGGTATCACGGATCCCTCCGAGTGGGCGGGGGCGGAGTGGATCGGCTTGGACGGTGTGACGGAGACGGGGCTCCTGATGCGTGGCTCCTGGATATGGACGCCGGAGCGGCCGGAGCCGCCGGGTGCGCGGTATTTCCGCCGGGTGGTCGTGGTGCCGGACGGTGGCGATCCGGTTCGGCGGGCGAGACTGCTTGCGGCCGCAGACAACCTTGCCGACATCTATTGCAACGGTGAGCGGGTGGGGCGGGTGTCTTCGTTCAAGGCGTCGGGGGAATTTGACTTGATGCGCCATCTGCACGGCGGGACGAACGTGTTGGCGGTGCGGGTGGAGAACCTGGGCGGGGGGCCGAACCCGGCGGGGTGGCTGGCGGTGATCGAGGTGGAGCACGAGTCGGGGCGGGCGTGGTCGATGGAGACGGACGCAGAGTGGCGGTGTGCGACCAACGAGCCGCCGGGTTGGCCGGAGCGGCTCGAGCTGGTCGAGGGGTGGATGCCGGTGCGAGCGGTGGGCCGACCGGGCGACCCGCCGTGGGGGGCGGTCGCGTTGCCGGCGGACCGGCGACAGCCGGCGCGCTGGTTACGGCGCGAGTTTGCGCTCACCGGCGAGATTCGGCGGGCGGTGGTCCACTATTCGGCGCTGGGGCTCGGTGAGTTGTGGATCAATGGGCGGCGGATCGGGGACGAGGTGTTGTGGCCGCCGCTCACGCACTACGATGCGCGGGTTCCGTATGTGACCCGTGATGTGACGGAGGCGTTACAGACCGGATCAAATGCGATCGGGGTGATCCTGGGCAACGGACGCTACTATGCGCCGCGGCTGGTCGAGCCGACCGAGACGCTGACCTATGGTTGGCCGAAGCTGCGACTCTGCCTCGCGGTGGAGTTCACGGACGGACGGCGCGAGCGTCTTGTGAGCGACGCCTCGTGGCGCATGACGACGAACGGACCAGTTCTCGCGAACAACGAGTACGATGGTGAGGACTACGACGCCCGGCGCGAGATGCGGGGCTGGGCGTCAGCCGGCTTCGATGAGAGCGGCTGGTGGCCGGCGCAACGGGTCGGGGCACCGGCGGGCCGGATGTGGGGGGCGGTGATGCCGCCGATCCGCGTGACGGAGACGCTGCGGCCGCGCGAGATTCGGCGCCGGCCCGATGGACGCTGGATCGTGGACATGGGGCAGAACATGGTCGGCTGGTGTCGGATCCGGGTCCGGGGGCCACGCGGGACGGTGGTGACGCTGCGCCACGCGGAGACGCTGAACGCGGAGGGCGAGCTGTACCTCGACAACATTCGCGGCGCGAAGGTGACCGATCGCTATGTGCTGCGGGGGGAAGGGGTCGAGGAGTGGGAGCCGCGGTTCACGTATCACGGTTTCCGGTTCGTTGAGGTGGAGGGGTGGCCGGGCGAGCTGACTGCGGAAATGATTGATGGGCGCGTCGTGCATGACGACGTCGAGCGAGTGGGCGAATGGTCGTGCTCCGATCCGCTGCTGAACCAGATTTTCTCGAACGCGGTGTGGGGCATTCGGGGCAACTACCGGAGCATTCCGACGGACTGTCCCCAGCGCGATGAGCGCCAAGGCTGGCTGGGCGACCGCTCCGCGGAGTGTCACGGCGAGATGTTCCTATTTGACCTCGCCGCATTTTACGCGAAGTGGACGCGAGACATTGTGGACGCGCAGCGGGACAACGGCAGCGTGCCGAACGTCGCGCCGCCATACTGGCCGATCTACACCGACAACATGACGTGGCCGTCGAGTCTTTTGTTTGTGCCGCGGGCGCTGTTGGACCACTACGACGACCGAGTGACGGTCGCGGAGGCGTGGCCGGCGATGGTGCGCTGGATGGAGCACATGCAGACGTTCGTGACCAACGGCATTCAGCCGCGGGACACGTATGGCGACTGGTGCGTTCCGCCGGAGGACCCGAAGCTGATTCACTCGAAAGATCTGGCGCGGAAGACCGCCGGGCCGCTCATCGGAACCGCATACTTCGCGAAGTGCGCCGAGATGCTCGCGGAGTTTGCGCGGCTGCTCGGCCGCGGAGGAGAGGCGGCACGGTATGAGCGGCTGGCGCGCGAGACGGCGGCGGCGTTTCACCGGGAGTTTTTCCGGCCGGCGGACGGCTGGTACGACAATGGCACGGCGACCGCCTGCATTTTGCCGTTACGGTTTGGGCTGGTGCCCGAGGCGGAGCGAGGACGTGTGGCTGGGCGGCTGGTGGACAAGCTCGAGCGCGAAGCAGGGGGTCATGTGATGACCGGCCTGATCGGCGGGCAGTGGCTGATGCGGACGCTCACCGATCTCGGCCGCGCCGACCTCGCGTGGACGCTGGCGACGCGCGAAAGCTATCCGAGCTGGGGGTATATGGTGCGGCGGGGGGCGACGACGATCTGGGAGCTGTGGAATGGCGATACCGCGGATCCGGCAATGAATTCGCACAATCACGTGATGTTGCTGGGCGATCTCGTGATCTGGATGTTTGAGAATCTCGCCGGCATCGCGAACGCGCCAGATCGGTCGGGTTTCCGGCGGTTGCGGATGCGTCCCGAGGTGGTGCCCGGCTGCGAGCGGGTTCGGGCCGTGTATCGGGCGGTATCGGGGCGCATCGAGAGCGAATGGGCGAGCCGTGGTCGGGAGCTGGTCTGGGAGGTATGCATCCCGCCGGGTGTCACCGCGGAACTGTGGGTGCCGGCTGCGTCGGTGGAGTCGGTTCGAGAGGAGGGCGGCGGGCCGGCGGCCGCAGCCGAGGGTGTGCGCGCTGCGCGGCAGGTGGGCGATCGCGTGGTGCTGGAGGTCGAGTCCGGCCGGTATCGGTTTACGGTTCGCCGCTGA